The genomic interval TCAGATGCAAGAAGCAATTCACGAGCTCGTTTTACCGCCTACTTGGTCTGGTCGTAATATCTATGAAATACAAGCTCAAAGGGTATTAAATAATATTTGCGTTAGAAAGCTGCCGTTGAATAATAACACTACTTTAGAGCAGTGGGCTATAAGGGAAATATGGCAAAAGTGGCTGCGTAGTCCTGATTCCTCACGGTTAACTTTCCCAATGATCAGCCGTTTAGCTGAGTATCTGCTAACGCAAAATCCTTTGCTTGTTAAGGCATTGCAAATGACGTATAGCCATGTATTTTTGGACGAATTTCAGGATACTACATACATTCAATATGACTTATTAAAAACTGCCTTCCATAATTCACAGGCGGTTTTTACGGCTGTTGGTGATACCAAACAAAGAATTATGGGGTGGGCGGGAGCCTTACCTAATGTATTCTCAACGTACTGTAATGACTTTCAAGCTCAAAGGTTAGACTTAATAAAAAATCATCGATCTGCACCTGTGCTAGTGAATATTCAAGCAGCACTTTTTCAACATCTTGACCCTGAAGCAGTTCCAGCCGTAGCGGCTGAGGGGTGGGAAGCAAATGATGGGATATGTGAAATTTATTTGTTTGATAGTCATATACAGGAAGCAGAGGTGCTAGCCAGGCAGATTTATGAATGGATATCTCTTGATCATGTAGACCCAAGAAAAATAGTGATTTTAGCAAAGCAACAGGTCGATGTTTATGCAAGAGAAGTAATTAATCAATTAAGTCTTGTCGGTCAAAAATCCCGGGTAGAGTCTGATATGCAAGACTTGTTAGCAGAACCTTTGATCCAGATCATTTTGCAGTTTTTAAGACTGGTGACCACGGAACGCATGCCCGCAGACTGGCAGGCGACTGTTGATTTATTATTAGAACTTCGTGGTTGCCAACATGAGGAAAAGACAGGAAAAAGTATAGAGATTGAGATACAGTTGGCTGCTTTTCTTCAGACACTTAGGGATGAACTCGGCAATATTACAATGGAAACCTGTTCTTCCGCAGTGATACGGTATATATTAAGTCTGATTGTCAGTTTCATGGGTGAGAGTGCTATTAAGAGCCAATTTCCACAATATAAAAGAGATCGCTGGTACGAAAACCTACTTAATAAGGCTTCTGTAATTCTCTCTGATGGTTACCGTGTTTCATGTGAATGGGCGCAGACAATAGACAATTTCGTTGGGAAAAATACTATTCCAATTATGACAATCCATAAAAGCAAAGGTCTTGAATACGATATAGTCGTATTTATTGGCCTGGAAGATGGC from Massilibacillus massiliensis carries:
- a CDS encoding UvrD-helicase domain-containing protein; the protein is MSTPISPESWIPSDGIILEPNAEAAVRSNFNAVVVAGPGAGKTELLAQRACFLLQTNTCKPPKRILAISFKKDAATNLAERVEKRCGKALAQRFDSYTFDAFAKSLLDKFLNALPIDYKPSRNYEIIFPTRDQMQEAIHELVLPPTWSGRNIYEIQAQRVLNNICVRKLPLNNNTTLEQWAIREIWQKWLRSPDSSRLTFPMISRLAEYLLTQNPLLVKALQMTYSHVFLDEFQDTTYIQYDLLKTAFHNSQAVFTAVGDTKQRIMGWAGALPNVFSTYCNDFQAQRLDLIKNHRSAPVLVNIQAALFQHLDPEAVPAVAAEGWEANDGICEIYLFDSHIQEAEVLARQIYEWISLDHVDPRKIVILAKQQVDVYAREVINQLSLVGQKSRVESDMQDLLAEPLIQIILQFLRLVTTERMPADWQATVDLLLELRGCQHEEKTGKSIEIEIQLAAFLQTLRDELGNITMETCSSAVIRYILSLIVSFMGESAIKSQFPQYKRDRWYENLLNKASVILSDGYRVSCEWAQTIDNFVGKNTIPIMTIHKSKGLEYDIVVFIGLEDGAFWSFRTQTHEDTCAFFVALSRAKKKVYFTFCDRRQTRRGNTQQEHQSIGTLYDLLTSAGVEVVEYRGDSQV